One Carassius auratus strain Wakin unplaced genomic scaffold, ASM336829v1 scaf_tig00026569, whole genome shotgun sequence DNA segment encodes these proteins:
- the LOC113078789 gene encoding neuronal cell adhesion molecule-like has protein sequence MDISWEPLLPVEHNGPGLEYKLSYRLMGVEDSWKEEMIKRHSFLVRDTQTFVPYEVKIQAFNNHGWAPEPRVVTGYSGEDLPLAAPANISVEVLNSTLLRVSWSPVPQTALRGHLGGYTVHWWQTQSLLTSKRIQLERKSLTIPGNRSHTMVPGLKPFFEYSLTVNIFNRRGNGPSSSPISFTTPQGVPEQPPILRATNFQKDSITLVWAPPHETNGFLTGYLLQYQTVNETLGELKSVNINAPDTTQWVLRDLQDDNWYKFYLSACTQVGCGSAISEEGGTFFEVFTMPKHSFPEVSTVSAETSTESYEQLTSKGTTSELRQPFSFASSNTDSPSISATFPTLVVLNISAFVSDTSARISWRTRGERSDSQLFVAIMNHSDGIWQLTEALNTSKGFHLVEGLSPGTVYTVRLQASRRVDVPSIFEEVFKTRKVSSKQAVASQEWFVAIMCGVALLTLLVLIGCFVIKNKSGKYAVKEKEETPADPEAQAMGEESPCDSDNDKKPLKSSQPLFTDIKEDDSSEDDSSEFDEDGSFIGEYTGNKRRGSTEVNGHAPVTS, from the exons ATGGACATCAGCTGGGAG CCGCTATTGCCTGTGGAGCACAATGGTCCCGGTCTGGAATACAAACTGAGTTACAGGCTAATGGGTGTCGAGGACAGCTGGAAAGAAGAGATGATCAAGAGACACTCATTTCTGGTGCGAGACACCCAAACATTCGTCCCCTACGAGGTCAAGATCCAGGCCTTCAACAACCATGGTTGGGCACCAGAACCCAGGGTAGTGACTGGTTATTCCGGGGAAGACT TGCCCTTGGCGGCTCCTGCAAACATATCTGTGGAGGTGTTGAACTCTACGCTGCTGAGGGTCAGCTGGTCACCAGTGCCCCAAACCGCCCTGAGGGGCCACCTTGGAGGATACACT GTTCACTGGTGGCAAACACAAAGTCTGTTGACCTCTAagagaattcaattagagagaaAGTCTCTCACCATCCCTGGAAACAGGAGTCACACCATGGTGCCGGGACTGAAGCCATTCTTTGAATATAGCCTGACTGTCAACATCTTTAACCGGAGAGGGAATGGGCCCAGCAGCAGTCCCATCTCTTTCACAACTCCACAGGGAG TTCCTGAGCAACCTCCCATCCTGAGAGCCACAAACTTTCAGAAAGACTCCATCACACTGGTGTGGGCGCCTCCGCATGAAACCAATGGCTTTCTCACGGGATACTTGCTGCAATATCAGACAG TTAATGAGACTCTCGGTGAGCTGAAATCTGTGAACATCAATGCTCCAGATACAACACAGTGGGTCTTGCGTGATCTGCAGGATGACAACTGGTATAAGTTTTACCTGAGCGCATGCACGCAGGTGGGCTGCGGGTCAGCCATCAGTGAGGAAGGAGGTACCTTCTTTGAAGTGT TTACAATGCCCAAACATTCCTTTCCGGAAGTTTCTACAGTCTCAGCTGAAACATCAACAGAGAGCT ATGAACAGTTGACATCTAAGGGGACGACATCTGAGTTGA GACAACCTTTCTCTTTCGCCTCATCTAATACAGACTCTCCTTCTATCAGTGCCACCTTTCCTACCTTAG TTGTGCTCAACATATCTGCCTTTGTAAGTGACACGTCTGCAAGAATCAGCTGGAGAACCAGAGGAGAACGTTCTGATTCACAGCTCTTTGTTGCCATAATGAATCACA GTGATGGTATCTGGCAGCTTACAGAGGCTTTAAATACATCTAAAGGTTTCCACCTCGTTGAAGGGCTCAGCCCAGGAACTGTGTACACAGTCCGGCTGCAGGCTTCACGCAGGGTTGATGTCCCTAGCATTTTTGAAGAGGTTTTCAAGACAAGGAAAG TGTCTAGTAAACAAGCCGTGGCATCCCAGGAGTGGTTTGTGGCGATCATGTGTGGAGTGGCTTTACTAACTCTGCTTGTCCTCATCGGCTGTTTTGTAATAAAGAACAAAAGCGGCAAGTACGCAG TTAAGGAAAAGGAGGAAACTCCTGCTGATCCTGAAGCTCAAGCCATGGGCGAAGAATCCCCCTGCGACAG TGACAATGATAAGAAGCCGCTGAAGAGCAGCCAGCCATTGTTCACAGACATCAAAGAGGATGATAGCAGCGAGGACGACAGCAGTGAGTTCGACGAAGATGGGTCATTCATCGGGGAGTACACGGGGAACAAGCGCAGGGGGTCCACAGAGGTGAACGGACACGCCCCTGTGACCTCATAA